The sequence TGCCCCACCGACGTCACGTTGTCCAGCACCACCTTCCCGATCGGGAAGCCGATCCGGCGCGCGATCGTGCGCCAGGACGCCTGGTTGACGTTGTGCGGGAGCACCAGCGCCAGCTCGGAGAGGTCCAGACCTGCCTGGTCGAGGGCGGCCTCGATCGCCTCGACCATCACGTCCGGGTACTCCCGCTGGTAGCGGGCGAGCAGATCCGGGTCCTCGGCCAGCCGGCCGTCGTACTCGGGCCGCTGGCGCACCGCGTAGGACAGCACCCGGTCGTGCTCGCCGTCGGCGCTGACCAGACAGGCGGCCGCGCCCTCGGCGAAGATCCCGGTCTCGGGCACCACCTGGGCGTCCTTGGTGAAGGTCTTCTCCCCCGTGAGCAGCAGGGCCAGCGCCCGCGGATCGCCCTCACCGGCGAGCAGGCGCCCGGCCAGGTCGACGGCCAGCAGGCCGACGGCGCAGGCATGGTGGGTCACGGTGAAGGCCTGGGCGTGGCCCAGGCCGTAGCGCGGGAGCAGGTCGTGCAGGGGGTTGAGCGGGTACGGCACGGCCACCGGCATGCTGCGCGCGTGGATCACGAAACGGACGTCCCGTTCGCGTCCGCGCAGC comes from Streptomyces sp. TLI_053 and encodes:
- a CDS encoding 3-oxoacyl-[acyl-carrier-protein] synthase III C-terminal domain-containing protein codes for the protein MTALEAVAVHLPHHIVPIEAVGERLGLTPRQLRLFRRFHGLDQLRLDPDGRLSDLLGAAVDALPELRGRERDVRFVIHARSMPVAVPYPLNPLHDLLPRYGLGHAQAFTVTHHACAVGLLAVDLAGRLLAGEGDPRALALLLTGEKTFTKDAQVVPETGIFAEGAAACLVSADGEHDRVLSYAVRQRPEYDGRLAEDPDLLARYQREYPDVMVEAIEAALDQAGLDLSELALVLPHNVNQASWRTIARRIGFPIGKVVLDNVTSVGHSFAADGLINLHTATTRGLLERGDRYLVAAAGIGATFSAMVVEH